Within Myceligenerans xiligouense, the genomic segment CGTCGTGCGGCCCGGCGTCGTGCGGCCCGGCCGGTGGGCCGGAACCTCAGAGAACCTGGGCGACCTCGTCCAGGTCGAAGCGGGGCAGGCGCGGGTGGTCCGTGCCCTCGCCCTCGCTCACGCCCGCGGCGATCATCATGAACGACTTGTAGCCGGTGTCGGCGAAGAACTCGGCGTCCACGCCGTCGAAGTCCATCCCGTTCATCGGGCGGAGCGACAGGCCCACGGAGCGCAGGGCGACGATCAGGTACCCGGCCTGGATCAGCGCGTTCGAGCGTGCCATGTCGTCACGCATCTCGGCGGCGGGCGCGAGCTGCTCCCTGATCCCCGGGTAGACCGGGAAGAGGCGCGGCAGGTGCTCGTGGAATTCGGCGT encodes:
- a CDS encoding malonic semialdehyde reductase; the protein is MIETLEAAAPLAIDDAAADRLFRTARSVTNWTDDEVTDAHLRAAWDLAKFGPTAMNNLPLRFVVARSPEAKDRLLKHVPDGNRSKVEAAPATLVLAHDAEFHEHLPRLFPVYPGIREQLAPAAEMRDDMARSNALIQAGYLIVALRSVGLSLRPMNGMDFDGVDAEFFADTGYKSFMMIAAGVSEGEGTDHPRLPRFDLDEVAQVL